In the Microscilla marina ATCC 23134 genome, AGAACAGGTAGGGAGAAATGCACAAGGACACTTGATTAACTTTAATGGTACTGCTGGAGTGTGGCGCAAGCAGTGCATTGAAGATGCGGGCGGCTGGCAGTCTGACACCCTTACCGAAGACCTCGACCTCAGTTATAGGGCACAGCTCAAGGGGTGGAAGTTTAAGTACCTCGAAGAAGTAGGCACACCTGCCGAATTGCCTGTGGCAATGAATGCCCTCAAAACGCAACAATTTCGCTGGACCAAAGGAGCAGCTGAGTGCGCCCGCAAAAACCTTTGGAAAGTTTTAGGTGCTGCTGACTTGAACTTGAGTACCAAAATGCACGCTTTGTTTCACCTACTCAACAGTTCTATGTTTGTGTTGGTAGTATTGGTGTCGGTGCTTAGCTTGCCTTTATTGTTTATCAAAAATGCTTTTGTCGAGTATACTCAAGTGTTTATATACTTTAGCTTTTTTCTAACGGGTACCGTCTTTCTGGGGGTGTTTTATTGGGTATCTACTTCGGTCAAAGGTTTGAGCAAACAACGTAGGCAAAAATACTTTTTTATGCGCTTTCCCTTATTCTTGGCAATGTATACCGGGTTGTCGCTCCACAATGCCTTGGCAGTGGTTGAGGGACTCTTGGGCAAAAAAACACCTTTTATCCGTACCCCTAAGTTTAACATTACCAAGCAACAAGACCAACCCTGGAAAAGCAACCAATACTTGAAAAACAACATTAGCTTGCTTACTGTGCTTGAGGGAGTGTTTATGGTGTATTTTCTGGTGGGAGTTGGGGTGGGCATTTACCTGCACGAATACGGTTTGTTGCCTTTTCATTTGATGCTGGCATTTGGTTTTGGTTATATCTGTTTTTATTCTGTATGGCACTCATTGGTCAACCCCGCGTAACGCTCAACCTGCGGTTAGTGATTTTTGTATTAGGCTCAGCTATAGGCTACATCTGGGTAAGCTATTTTACCCATCGGGTATGGTTTTACCAGTTTATTGCATTATACGCGGGCTTGTTTGGCGTGTATGGCTGGTTTGTACATTGGGTGCTTAAGCCTGGCAATGTGGTAAGTGTGCGCCAAATCCAATGGCTAGGAGTATTGCTTAGACTCATACCTTTGTGGATGATCCCTAATTTGTCGGATGATTTTTTTCGGTTTTACTGGGATGGTAAGCTCCTTGTCAATGGCTATAACCCTTATTTGTTGTTGCCAAAAGATTTTATCCTGACTCCTGAGGCGTCAACGCTGGGCTTTACCCAAGTGCTTTATGAGGCAATGAATTCACCCACTCATTATACGATCTATCCGCCGTTTAATCAAGCCTTGTTTGCTACAGCCCCCTGGTTGTTTCCGCATAGTTTGTTGGGGGGTGCTGTGGTTATGCGTTGTTGGATTATACTAGGCGAAATAGGCTTGTTGTGGTTATTGCCAAAACTGTTGCAAATGTTGGGCAAACCACCCAAAGCAATGGCGTGGTATGTGTTCAACCCTTACATTGTGCTAGAGCTTACCGCTAATTTACATTTCGAGGGAGTCATGATTTTTATGTTATTGCTGGCCATTTATTGGTTGGTTAAAGGTGGGTATTTGCACACTACCTCACACCCTCCAAAAGACAGACAAGCACAACCTATTTACTTTATTTTGTCAGTAGTGGCTTTTACTCTGGCAGTCAATACCAAACTCATTCCCTTGATATTTTTACCTGCTTTGTTTTGGTTTTTAGGCTTCAAGCGTAGCTTACTTTATTATAGCCTGGTAGGTTTACTCACGGCTCTATTATTTATGTTTTTTATTACCCCCGATTTTATTGCCAAGTTTCAGGACAGTTTTAACCTCTACTTTCAAAAGTTTGAGTTCAACGCCAGTGTCTATTATGTGCTCCGCTGGATAGGTTACCAAACCCATGGTTACAATCGTATTGCATTTTTTGGCATTGTGTTATCTATCATAGCTAGTTTGGGAGCCTTGGCTATGGCACTTTATCCGGTGCGCAAGGTAGTAGTACACCAGTTGCTTCACAAAATGTTGTTTATCCTTACCTTTTACTACCTGATGGCTACAATAGTGCACCCCTGGTACATTAGTGTGATTGTAGGCTTGGCGGTATTTACTCCCTATCGTTTTCCTATGGTGTGGTCGGCTATGTTGGGGCTTAC is a window encoding:
- a CDS encoding cellulose synthase family protein, which translates into the protein MLLIFCYNAMQLQLAYSYWKFKRKAKQTVVQVPTSTSALPIVTVQLPIYNEKYVVQRLIDAVAALDYPQHKLEIQVLDDSTDETIDLIAERVAYWQQQGVWISHVRRPNREGFKAGALAYGLTHNKGKLIAIFDADFVPPTHFLKATVGAFANADIGMVQTRWEHLNEDYSLMTQLQAFGLNAHFTVEQVGRNAQGHLINFNGTAGVWRKQCIEDAGGWQSDTLTEDLDLSYRAQLKGWKFKYLEEVGTPAELPVAMNALKTQQFRWTKGAAECARKNLWKVLGAADLNLSTKMHALFHLLNSSMFVLVVLVSVLSLPLLFIKNAFVEYTQVFIYFSFFLTGTVFLGVFYWVSTSVKGLSKQRRQKYFFMRFPLFLAMYTGLSLHNALAVVEGLLGKKTPFIRTPKFNITKQQDQPWKSNQYLKNNISLLTVLEGVFMVYFLVGVGVGIYLHEYGLLPFHLMLAFGFGYICFYSVWHSLVNPA